A stretch of Lycium ferocissimum isolate CSIRO_LF1 unplaced genomic scaffold, AGI_CSIRO_Lferr_CH_V1 ctg4893, whole genome shotgun sequence DNA encodes these proteins:
- the LOC132044575 gene encoding protein trichome birefringence-like 4: protein MASSLKELCIFSRNVTNFLSKSRTQVSAFFTLFFFTVTFLLFIIFLSTSNSNTSPSIITTNILSSRLHSASFTSIDSSHTSSTVSAPTNFPRKSWIYVPIEEETSSCDIFDGEWIEDNDLQPLYKPGSCPFIDESLNCFKNGRRDTDYLRLRWTPHGCEIPRFDGLKMLKMLRGKRLVFVGDSLNRNMWESLVCALRNSLSDKSRVNEVSGRREFRSQGFYSFKFKDFKCSIDFIKSPFLVQEWKFSDKAGARRETLRLDTIHGSLTKYRDADIIIFNTGHWWTHQKTHKLNNYFQEGTHVYNRLEVADAYTKALKTWAHWVDTTINSTRTRVFFRGYSASHFKGGQWNSGGNCDGETKPIRNETQLAPYPWMMRVLESVISEMKTPVVYLNITKMTDYRKEGHPSIFREAKSKRRAGMFQDCSHWCLPGVPDSWNQLLYATLVDSQQKFSQPK from the exons ATGGCTTCTTCTTTGAAGGAACTCTGCATCTTCTCAAGAAATGTTACAAACTTCCTCTCAAAATCAAGAACCCAAGTTTCTGCTTTCTTCACTCTGTTCTTCTTCACCGTAACCTTCCtcctcttcatcattttcttatCCACCTCCAACTCCAACACCTCTCCTTCAATCATCACCACTAACATTCTTTCGTCTCGCCTTCACTCGGCCTCGTTTACTTCCATTGATTCTTCCCATACTAGCAGTACAGTTTCAGCACCTACAAACTTTCCAAGAAAATCTTGGATTTACGTTCCCATTGAAGAGGAAACTTCTTCTTGTGATATTTTTGATGGTGAATGGATAGAGGATAATGATCTTCAACCGCTTTATAAACCGGGTTCTTGTCCGTTTATTGATGAATCTTTGAACTGTTTCAAGAATGGACGCCGTGATACTGATTATCTCAGGCTTAGATGGACGCCACATGGTTGTGAGATCCCAAG gtTTGATGGgttgaaaatgttgaagatGTTGAGGGGGAAAAGACTGGTTTTTGTGGGGGATTCTTTGAACAGGAACATGTGGGAATCTTTGGTTTGTGCCTTGAGAAATTCACTCAGTGATAAGAGCAGAGTGAATGAAGTTTCTGGCCGCCGTGAGTTCAGAAGTCAAGGATTTTATTCCTTCAAATTTAAG GATTTCAAATGCTCAATTGACTTCATAAAATCGCCATTCCTAGTTCAAGAATGGAAGTTCTCGGATAAAGCAGGAGCACGCCGCGAAACTCTAAGGCTGGATACAATCCATGGTTCTCTTACTAAGTACCGGGATGCTGACATTATCATCTTCAACACTGGTCATTGGTGGACTCACCAGAAAACTCACAAACT GAATAACTACTTTCAAGAAGGGACTCATGTGTATAACAGATTGGAAGTGGCAGATGCATATACTAAGGCATTGAAGACATGGGCACATTGGGTTGATACTACGATCAACAGCACCAGAACTAGGGTGTTTTTTAGGGGATACTCAGCTTCTCATTTCAA AGGTGGTCAATGGAACTCAGGAGGGAACTGTGATGGGGAGACAAAACCGATAAGAAACGAGACACAATTAGCTCCATATCCATGGATGATGAGGGTTCTTGAATCAGTAATATCAGAAATGAAAACACCAGTTGTTTATCTCAACATTACAAAGATGACAGACTATAGAAAAGAAGGTCACCCTTCAATTTTCAGAGAAGCAAAATCAAAGAGGAGGGCAGGGATGTTCCAAGACTGCAGCCATTGGTGTCTTCCTGGGGTACCAGATTCTTGGAATCAGCTACTTTATGCAACTTTGGTTGATTCACAGCAAAAGTTTTCCCAGCCCAAATAA